The sequence tcccccccccccccgtggccgGCCTCTGCAAAGCAGGGGTAGGGGCATCCTCAGGGCGAGGCGTGGGATGATGCATCGCCCCGGGTGCGCGGGTGATTTCCTTGCCCGTTCccgcatttgggggggggggcttattCCCAAAAGCCagggcccctggggctgggcgAGGGCAGGGACGGGACTAGGGGATCGATCGCAAGGAGATCGATCGCTTGCAATGCACCTCCGCTTGCattacccccccgccccccatgcatCAGCTAGCCGcattcttcctgccccacccgcggggggtggggtgggggggtcccatCACACCCTGTGGCACCCGCCCCAGCAAAGGACCTGGGGGTGCCCCTGGCTGCGTTCGCTGCCATGCACCAAGGAgagggggctgggttgggggacCCCTGCAAAGGGGCATTGGGAGGGCTGGagagaagagtggggggggggtaggggccCAGGGCTATGGGGAGAGGGAGAtttggggcagaggggatgggggcaggggcttgtCGGTTGGGGCGGGAGTcttggggggatggagggggtgggagcctgtgatgggggcaggggcttgtTGGATAGGGCAGGAGTCTTGGGGGGATAGAGGAGGGGGTGGGAGCCTGgattgggggcagaggggatgggtgggagcCTGGAATGAGGGGAAGCCTGGGACGGGGAGCAGAAGGGGATGAGGGGGCGGgagcctgggatggggggcaggagtCTTGGGGAGGGGGTCAGCGGGAGAGGGCAGGAACCAGCCATGGGGAAGTGGGTTTAAAACTAGCATCACCccatcttccccccgccccaagcagacccaggcagctgaaatcccccccccccacacacacacacactcatgtcattcggggggggggggcacccatCCGGGATCGCTGGGTTTAAAAAGAGCCTCAGCACAGCTGAATTTCTGGGTGGGTCCCCAATGCCCCCCCCCGGTAGACAGGGGGCATCCGAGGCCCCCCCAGTAcggggatcgggggggggggctgcatccCACATTTCTCCTGCCAGGTATTTTTAGCTCCGGCAGCAGGATGACACTGAACATGGCGGCTCATTGGCAGCccggctttccccccccccacacatgtTTTGTTTTCCCAGGAagggggggcagcccccccccagttctgcagagccccccagcctcCGATGTGGAGGCCACGTAGCCAGTTGTagcccagccccccaccagcTGGGATTttcggggaggtgggggggtgttgttttttatttttagaggAGACGGGAAGGTCACAGAGAAACAGACGGGGGATGGAGTGGGCCGGGTTTGGGGggtaggaggtggggctgggagatggatggaggacagggcagcagtggggtgggggtaggatgTGGGGCTGGGAGACGGATGGTGGAcggggcagcagtggggtggggtaggatgtggggctgggggcaggttggggatggatggaggacaAGGCAGCAGTGGGGTAGGATGTGGGGCTGGGAGATGGATGGAGGAcggggcagcagtggggtgggggtaggatgtggggctgggaggcaggttggggatggatggaggacaAGGCAGCAGTGGGGTAGGATGTGGGGTTGGGAGacgggggcagcagtggggtgggggtaggatgtggggctggggggcagggtgggggatggatggaggaccaggcagcagtgggggagtaggatgtggggctgggggcatggatggaggacagggcagcagtggggtgtgtaggatgtggggctggcaggggcctgGAGGATTaagggggggatggatggaggaaggggcagcagtggggcgtgggggttgggatgtggggcaTAGGGCATTGGAGTAGGGCAAGCCTGTggtcccacccctccccacctcagACCCCCTCCCGGAgacggggagagaacccaggagtcctggctccgggGTCCTTCCCTGGCCTGCAGTGGATGAGCTGCAGGGCTGCTGTGGGTCTTTGGCCAtgtgattggggggggggctgtgcctgttttggggacccccaggaactgtgtgcgtGTTGGGGGGGGCTGGCCGATCTcactgcccccccaacccccttctctaACGGGGCGGCTGCCTACCCCTCTCCCGatgaccccagccccctgcagccggggATTCACTGCCCAGAGACGCTctagggccgggggggggggggtctgtgcacACCCCACGGGCGCTGGAGGAGGGTGTTTCTGAGCTGGGCGTCGCAAAAATACAGTATAAACCAGAGCGAATTTCCCTTCCCtactgctgggagccaggactcctgggttctctccctggctctgggaggggagcgggggctggtgggttagagcaggtggggctgggagccaggactcctgggttctctccccggctctgggaggggagcgggggccggtgggttagagcaggggaggctgggagccaggactcctgggttctctcctggctctgggaggggagcaggggccggtgggttagagcagaggggtttgggagccaggactcctgggttctctcccagctctgggaggagtggggctggtggttagagcaggggctgggagccaggactcctgggttctctcccggctttgggaggagggggctggtgggttagagcaggggctgggagccaggactcctggttctctcctggctctgggaggagtgggggctggtggttacagcagggggctgggagccaggactcctgggttctctcccggcgctgggaggagtggggctggtgggttagagcagggggggctgggagccaggactcctgggttctctccccggcgctgggaggagtggggctggtgggttagagcaggtggggctgggagccaggactcctgggttctctcccggctctgggaggagtggggctggtgggttagagcagggggctgggagccaggactcctgggttctctcccggcgctgggaggagtggggctggtgggttagagcaggtggggctgggagccaggactcctgggttctctcctggctctgggaggagtggggctggtggttagagcaggggctgggagccaggactcctgggttctccccggctctgggaggagtggggctggtgggtcatagcaggggctgggagccaggactcctgggttctctcccggctctgggaggagtggggctggtggttagagcaggggggctgggagccaggactcctgggttctctccccggctctgggaggggagtgggggctggtgggttagagcaggggggctgggagccaggactcctgggttctctccccagtgctgggaggggagtgggggctggtgggttagagcaggggggctgggagccaggactcctgggttctctccccagtgctgggaggggagtgggggctggtgggttagagcaggggggctgggagccgacCTCCTGGCTCACCCAGGCGAGAGAATCTCCCCCGGCTGGAGGCCGGTAACTGGGGTTTGGCTACCGCGCCTCCCAGCTGGCTCCGAACGCTGGACCTGCCCCGGGCAGCCTGTTCCAAAGGGCCCCCCCCCTTCCCGGTGACACACCGGGGCCCGGTCGTGTCCAGCGCCCCCAGGATTTCCGCCCCGGGCCAGTCCCCCCAGAGACACTCCCCAGACGCTGCCGCAGCCCCGATTGCTCCAGCCTTTGGCTCGGTTCTGGGACTCCTCTCTGCCCCGCTCTCCGGCGTCCTTCGGAAAAGCTGCCCCCGTTGGAAGCAGGGGCCGGTCGCGGGCTCACCCCCGCCGCAGCCGGGGCAGATCCCCTCCCGGCTCCCCAGaaacacgggggggggggtctcggaTGGTCTGATGGGCCCTTCCCGCCTGAAAGTTGGATCCTGGatcccattccccccaccccgcctgctCTGACCATTCACcgccacttccctcccagagccggggagagaacccaggagtcctggctcccagcccccctgctctaaccagcaggccccactcccctcccagagccaggagagaacccaggagtcctggctcccagccccccctgctctaacccaccagcccccactcccctcccagcgccggggagagaacccaggagtcctggctcccagccccccctgctctaacccaccagcccccactcccctcccagagccggggagagaacccaggagtcctggctcccagcccacctgctctaacccaccagcccccactcccctcccagcgccgggagagaacccaggagtcctggctcccagccccccctgctctaacccacccccCCCgacgccccgccccgccccggggagagcccccaggcgtccgggcgcccagccccgctctaacccaccagccccactcctcccagagccgggagagaacccaggagtccgggctcccagcccctgctctaacccaccagccccccctcccctcccagagccagggcgaGAAACcacgagtcctggctccccgcccctgctctaacccaccagccccctcctcccagagccgggagagaacccaggagtcctggctcccagccccccctgctctaaccaccagcccccactcccctcccagagccagggagagaacccaggagtcctggctcccaacccccctgctctaacccatcaaccctcactcccctcccagagcggagagaacccaggagtccgggctcccagccccccctgctctaaccactggaccccactctccTCCGAGATCCCTCCCTACTGCAGCCCCCGTTTGCATCTCTCCCTGGCACTGGGTTTGGGTCGTTACCCAGCTGATCGCAGCCTATGTCTGCCCGGCGGGGATTAATTCTAGGGGTTCATTCCCCGgtgctgccccccagtgccccacagcctccctgcACCCAAAGAACCAGGATAGAGGGGCACGCATGGCGCTGGGGGGACTGCGGGGAGAGGCTGGCTATGGGGCAGGTTTATGCAGTACTGGCAGTCCAGGGGTGGAGGGCGTCTGTGGGGAGGATTGAAGGGCACTGGCATTGCTGTGGGCATCTATCGGGCGGGATTGAAGGCACCAGGGTGCTATGGGTTGGCACTGGGGGGCACTGGCATTGCTGGGGGCATCTATGGGGCGGGATTGAAGGCACCAGGGCGCtatggggtgggagtgaggggctaTGGGGTGGCATTAGGGGGCACTGGCATTGCTGGGGGCATCTATGGGGCGGGATTGAAGGCACCAGGGCGCTATGGGGTGGCATTGGGGGGCACTGGCATTGCTGGGAGCGTCTATGGGGCGGGATTGAAGGCACCAGGGTGCtatggggtgggagtgaggggctaTGGGGTGGCATTGGGGGGCACTGGCATTGCTGGGGGCATCTATGGGGCGGGATTGAAGGCACCTGGGTGCTATGGGTTGGCATTGGGGGGCAGTGGCATTGCTGGGGGCATCTATGGGGCGGGATTGAAGGCACCAGGGCGCTATGGGGCGGGAGTGAGAGGCTAtggggtggcactgggggggcaCTGGCATTGCTGGAGGCGTCTGGGGTGGCAGTGAGGGGCtatggggcgggagtgaggggctatGGGGCAAAACCGAGGGGCAGCCCCCGCCGCGCCTGGCCGTGTTCAGGGTTGGGGCTGCTTCTCCTTTGGGGGGTCGCCGTGACCtttgccctctgccccccaggtcggcccccgccgccgccgcgccccCCGCCGccggaggagaagggggcggcccccccccaccgccccccaaCCTCACCAGCAACCGGAGGCTGCAGCAGACCCAGGCCCAGGTGGACGAGGTGAGTCGGGGGGGTGGCGCGCGGctgccggacgcctgggtcccgtcTCCGGCCGGGTGGCGCGCGGctgccggacgcctgggtcccgtcTCCGGCCgggttcccccaccccaggtctgacgctcccccccgctgccccccaggTGGTTGACATCATGCGGGTGAACGTGGACAAGGTGCTGGAGCGGGACCAGAAGCTGTCGGAGCTGGACGACCGAGCCGACGCCCTGCAGGCCGGCGCCTCCCAGTTCGAGACCAGCGCCGCCAAGCTGAAGCGCAAGTACTGGTGGAAGAACCTCAAGGTGGggcccccccccgtgccccccacGGCCCCCCGGTGCCCACTGACATCTCCCCACGGCCCCCTGCGCCCCCCGGACTCCCCTATGCCCCCTCGCCCCACAACCCCTGGAGCCACTGACATCGCCCCACGGCCCCCTGCGCCCCACGGACTCCCCtgggcccccccggccccccaacACCGCCTGGAGCCCACTGACATCTCCCCACGGCCCCCTGCGCCCCCCGGACTCCCCTGTGCCCCCGGCCCCCACAACCCGCCGGTGCCCACTGACATCTCCCCACGGCCCCTGCGACCCCGGACTCCCTGTGCCCCCGTCCCCTACAACCCCGGTGCCCACTGACATCTCCCCGGCCCCTGCGCCCCGGACTCCCTGTGCCCCCGGCCCCCACAACCCCGGTGCCCACTGacatctccccacagcccccagcgccccccggaCTCCCCTGTGCCCCCGGCCCCCACAACCCCGGTGCCCACTGACATCTCCCCACGGCCCCTGCCCCCACGGACTCCCCTGTGCCCCCGGCCCCCACAACCCCGGTGCCCACTGACATCTCCCCACGGCCCCTGCGCCCCACGGACTCCCTGTGCCCCCCATGCCCCCACAACCCCGGTGCCCACTGACATCTCCCCACTGCCCCTGCGCCCCGGACTCCCTGTGCCCCGTCCCCCTACAACCCCCGGTGCCCACTGACATCTCCCCCCGGCCCCCTGCGCCCCCCGGactcccctgtgccccccccgTCCCCCTACAACCCCCTGTAGCCACTGACATCTCCCCACGGCCGCCTGCGCCCCACGGACTCCCTGTGCCCCCATGCCTCCACAACCCCGGTGCCCACTGACATCTCCCCACTGCCCCTGCGCCCCGGACTCCCCTGTGCCCCCGtccccccacaaccccagtgCCCACTGACATCTCCCCACGGCCCCCTGCGCCCCACGGactcccctgcagcccctgtgccccagaacccctggtgCCCACTGACATCTCCCCACGGCCCCTGCGCCCCGGACTCCCTGTGTCCCCGTCCCCCACAACCCCGGTGCCCACTGACATCTCCCCACGGCCCCGCGCCCCACGGACTCCCTGTGCCCCCGTCCCCCACAACCCCTGGTGCCCACTGACATCTCCCCACGGCCCCTGCCCCCATGGACTCCCCTGTGCCCCCGTCCCCACAACCCCGGTGCCCACTGACATCTCCCCACGGACTCCCCTGTGCCCCCGTCCCCCACAACCCCTGGAGCCCACTGACATCTCCCCACGGCCCCTGCGCCCACGGACTCCCCTGTGCCCCATCCCCACAACCCCGGTGCCCACTGACATCTCCCACGGCCCCTGCGCCCATGGACTCCCGTGCCCCCGGTCCCCACAACCCCTGGTGCCACTGACATCTCCCCACGGCCCTGCGCCCCACGGactcccctgcagcccctgtcccCCCACAACCCCTGGTGCCCACTGACATCTCCCCACGGCCCCTGTGCCCCACggactccctgcagcccctgtgccccCGTCCCCACAACCCCTGGTGCCCACTGacatctccccacagcccctgtgccccctcATCTCCCTACGGTCCCCTGTGCCCCTCATCTCCCCACGGCCCCTgtttccccacagccctgtgcAACCCACGGACTCCTCCTCGCCCCATCTACCCCATGGCCTCCTGAGACCCCCATCTCTCCATAGCCCCCTGTGGGCCCCTCATTTCTCCCGTGTCTCCCCTGCGGCCACCtgacttccccatggcctcctgcagtcccctgaccccccctgcagccctccgCCTTCCCCATCTCCCACGGTCCCCTGCAATCCACTGACTCCCCTGTGACCCCAACTCCCACCCCTATACCATCTTCCTCATCCCTGCCACGCTCTGCTCCGGAGCGGCCCTTCCTGTGACCCCCCTCTGCCAGGGCTCCCGcccgagcccctgcccccacctcccgcccgctgcccccacctcccgcccgctgccctgccctggcgcTCATGGTCTCTCTCCCCACAGATGATGATTATCCTGGGGGTGATATGCGCCATCATCCTGATCATTATCATTGGTGAGTGGGGGCTTGGGGGtcggggggctggcaggggaggggggcagcatgtgacccccccacccccttccctaggGACGCTCCCACCAGCTCTTGGGATGCGAAAAAGGCAGCCAGGCACCTGTCATGGGGGTGTGgccgggagggggtggggctatcCTTGGCCCCGCCCACAGACGGACCCACAGCTGCCTCTACAGAGGGCAGCGAAGGGTTATTGGAAGGGGGCGTGGCTTTTGTTGGACCCGCCCACTGTCTCACCCTCAATACTGAGATGAAACAGCTGCTGGATGCTGGGAAGGGGCGTGGCTTCCCTTAG is a genomic window of Mauremys reevesii isolate NIE-2019 linkage group 14, ASM1616193v1, whole genome shotgun sequence containing:
- the VAMP2 gene encoding vesicle-associated membrane protein 2 isoform X2 yields the protein MSAPAAAAPPAAGGEGGGPPPPPPNLTSNRRLQQTQAQVDEVVDIMRVNVDKVLERDQKLSELDDRADALQAGASQFETSAAKLKRKYWWKNLKMMIILGVICAIILIIIIVYFST
- the VAMP2 gene encoding vesicle-associated membrane protein 2 isoform X1, with amino-acid sequence MDGLGKANLGSAQCKEINSVQCSPGCRKRGARQIRGPLVQGRRLTHPLNGWARSAPAAAAPPAAGGEGGGPPPPPPNLTSNRRLQQTQAQVDEVVDIMRVNVDKVLERDQKLSELDDRADALQAGASQFETSAAKLKRKYWWKNLKMMIILGVICAIILIIIIVYFST